Sequence from the Ostrea edulis chromosome 8, xbOstEdul1.1, whole genome shotgun sequence genome:
ACTACTAAAGATAGATTGGGTTATTTACTATCTAGCAAGAGGAAGGTATGAACTTGTTAGGATAAGCAAGTTCTGCCCAAGCTCTCCTCTTTCTTTACTCTTCCCTTACTATCAATATGACCTAAAGTGGAATGGTCAGGCAAGGACAAGAAGCAGTACCCAAGTACAGATAATGCCCATTTCttcatttcatgaaattacagaGAACTGGGAAGGGTGGGTGGGACAAAGCTCCCTTTACCTTTCAATTGTAGGATTCTATTTAAAAGGCAAAATTCATTACTGATATCCAAATGTTATATAAAAGAAGATGTGCTCTTAAACCTgaaatgccctcaaaagtgcttTTATTGATGAAAGGCTCTACAtagtataatatatgtaacattaccACTAATTTGGACCTGTCCTAGAGTGTAAGACCGCTgtggtggcctagaggttagagcgtttgtcacgcatgcagaaggccgaggttcgaatcccggccgcaacagacctaagtcgttaaaacaggtagtgacagttccatcgccaaatgcttggcattgggtgtgaatgtcacgggtcctcggagatgaacTTAAGAACGGatgtctcgtgtcacagtaggtgtggcacgctaaagaaccctcactactcaatggtcgtaagcgcccAGTAaatgcctaaatttgaagcccttcactagTCTTGGTggcttctccatatgagtgaaactttaaacaagatacaatcaatcatgtCCTAAAGTCCATTTAACCCTatggttgtgaaattcataattttggtataTCCCTTcttgcttttcctaaatatgcagttagtttttataccatacagcaaatatcaatgaaaaagacaaaataaaaactttataaTTCTGGTCCCACCCTGCAACCAAAACTgttacccctgggatcatgaaatttacaattttggtaacggTCAatctactccttctaaatatctatttagtttcaattcagaatcaatagcattaaagaagatatctGAATgtgttacacatacatgtatatactatttaATACAAAGTTTTGGCCCACTCTGGTCTCCATCACTATgtttttagtttttcttacacgtgtagttgaagagaagatttttgaaaattggtcaattttggacagtttttgtccTACCCCTAAGGTCGCAAGGGTGCCAGgggtcttgaaatttacaatttctgtcccccttgtcccaaatatgcatcacaccaaatttgaaaagaattagaatggtagttatcaaaaagatactaaaaatgttcaattgttgacaGACAATGCATGATTTTTGATTAATATTATATCAATTCATCCATTTCTTTAGATTTATCAACATAGTAAGTAAGTATGGTGGTGCCACACATGACTCCTACATACTTACTAACTCAGGCATTCCTGCATTAATGGATAGACTGGAAGGGGGAGGCTGGCTCTTGGGAGACAGTGGCTATCCATTAGGGCCCTGGCTGATGACGCCAATTCTTCACCCGACAACACCACAAGAGGAAAGGTATAATGCCAGTCACGCGAAGACGAGGAACTGTGTCGAGAGAGCCTTTGGTGTCCTCAAGTCTAGATTCCGGTAAACATTATTCTGTGCTACTGttaaacaaatttcaaaacaatgacaatttttttcattaacAGATGTATTTACTATGAATATCACATGTACTGCCAATTATATTATCTAATCaaactttaaaatgtatttcaaatgctACATCACGACAAAGTAATTCACGAGCTGGCTCCACTGTTACTGACCTTCGATGTATCAAGGCCATCAAACCATCTTTATTATGAAGCTGTTTAATGCCTATTTCTGGTGGGGCTTTGGCTTATGCTCCTGAGAAGTGTGTCCGGTTAATTGAGTGTTGTTGCCGTCTGCACAACAAGGCCATTGGAGAAAGACTGCCTACACCTGTGGCTGGAAACAGTCCTCTCTTTTCTGATGCCACCGCAATCTCCAACAGTGAAAATTCTGCCAATGCAACAAACATAAGGGGTTTAATTATTAGGAGATTTTAAACTCCAAATTGAAGGATTTTCATACATACCAGTGAACAGCAAACAACAATCTTGTAGTCACTCGTCCCTGAAATTTAagacgtgtgtgtgtgtaagtggtgggtgtgtgtgtgtgtaaacaCATTTTGGGATCCCATTGTATCATTTCTTTCTCTTAAATCAACTTTGTACTTTTCAGTCAGTACTAAATTTCACTAAATACAATATCACTGAATTAAATCAACTTGTAAATAGTTCATTTAAATTtgttatctaattttcaatttaataaTCATGTTACCAGTAATTTAGACAAACAGGGAGATTAGATTGTTCTTGATAACAGAACTACTTCTAATATGTTCATTTAAAGGgactatttcatttttttaaaaatacaatattgtttttatttttgatgttaaatattgttaatatatcATTTAGAGCTTATTAATGCAAGGATAATAGAAATATCTTACCTttaattctgtgttatgtaaacaagactcaaatcatttttatgtttacaatcaAACTAttgaaattatctaaattttGTGAACAATAACATGTAGCTCAATCTTTTTTacacaacaaataataaactctctataatgaacCTCGTCATGATTTATGATCTAATATTTTTCGTAAAACCTTTAAAGCACATTAGACAGTTGAATTTGATCAtctgaaattgaaaaacaaGATTTTGGGGTAAAtagtgaatcagtccctttaaatagttcagaagatattgaataagtcagatttttaaaatgtaggcTCAACCCCAAGGTCAAGGCTAAACTTTACAGATTAATAAGGTTTTGCTATAAAGATTctacacacaaaatatgaaagtgtTACCTATTttatggtataaacctataattttgaccttgagatcaaagggcaaggtcatgaatgtacataacacatagtctcatggtgatacacacATGTCTTATgctatgactatgtcaaaatcctataatcaattttgaccttgaggtcaaagttcaaagtcatatagaggtcatgaaggtacctgacacatcatctcatgatgatatactcatgtgtcaaatatggtatgcctatgtcaaagaacaaagaagttatggcccggacacgaatctacacagacagacagactgatttctatataccccccccccctgaacttcgttcgcggggggtataataaatatttttttagctaaactattattattatcgttattaaacatttatagtataagtccgtgtttgcccaactatctattttgtattgcttatgggatttatgagattgatcactgttcgttatcttcacctttcatttatataGCACTTTATCTAATGAAGGCAATTAGCCTAAAGCACTTCTACATGTAACTAAAGCTCTTTCAGAATTTAAATGGACATACCatagaaaatcaataaaaaatcttACAAAAAATACTTTAGTGAGGGAAGGGCGTCTTCCAGGGTTCCATTGTCTCAGCTATATTGGCTATAAcctgaaatataaaaatgatgCAAAcatgttattattttcttattaagAGAACCACAATCTAAAATAAGACTTTCATAGAATTTGGAAAGTTGTCCACTAGCTATATACCCTAGTAACAATCAGTGCTTCATTGATGTGTACACAAATAATAGTTTTACTATATATAGCTTCtttaaagtaaaaacaaaacacttctctttatatatgtaaatatgtgtACTGCATGCTACACTTTCAGTGAAGGAGCATGAACTTATCCCTCAGATAATCTTCACAGGGAAAATATTGCttacaaatattgaaatttagataCCTTTTAAATAGTTACATATTTGTCACCAAGTCACcaccaataaacaagcttgacacatggGTCCACTGGTCAACTgcctttcacacacacacacacacatatataatttctaaaataaaggattaatgtatatatctatatgataCAATTTgtataataaatttaataatatgaattaacatgaaaatttagaacttatttttcctttttaaCTATTTTAGAATTTCCccttaatttattttaaaaagaacatTAGCAAAACTGAAAACATCAGGAATTTCCAAAAAGAATTTTAGAGTCACTGGACAGTCTGTTAATATATCAGGATATAAAACTTTCATCCTCCATTGTGGCCCCCCACTAAAGTGGAATAATCTACTCAATATCAGAAAGAAGGTCACAGAGAGACAGATGGACAAACAGATGACGGACTATCAGAAAAGTTAACAATACTTAATAACATAGTGACATATATTTTGTTCACATTTCCTTGGAGACCAATCCATAAATAGGATTGCTGCAATTTTCTTGCAACAAGTTATGAATGTTTTTCAAGACTTGCAACTTCTCCTCCTCTATCTCAAGATGACGCTTCTTGATTTTCAACTTTTCTTCCTCAAAATCAAGAAGGCGGCGGGTTTCATCAGAGCAGGAGTACCCTCTTTTACCTAAGGTTTAAAATAAGTTAATGACATCCAATTACATAGATCacacagtttttaaaaattccccaaaagacaaaaatatacAGCGATTTAAACAGATATACAGACAAATAGTAAACTACACCCATAATTCCATACCTCTACTTGTTGACATTGGAACAACTGAGTTTGTCTCTATAAAGTGAAAGGAATGATTAAAGGATGATTCATGCAATATAACATAGGTGTCAAAAAAGGATAATATTCTTGCTAAAGTTGTACATCATGGTTTTTTAATTCACAATACCGGGTATGTATTATTAACTTTCATAATAATACAATTTATTGGTCGAGGACTGGTCATGTGAAGGGATACAATTCATGATGTGATAACTGGGCTGTCTCCCTTTTGAAGATAACTGCTAATGGCACAAATGAGAAAGCTCTTGTGAAGACAATTAAGAAAGATAGTATGCAAGATCGTTAATCATTAACTtaagacctgataatttgtgatgtctccctgctaaacagtccataattgtatattgatACTAACCCTCCACTTCAGTTGCTTTGTCAGTATCATTGCATGTTCTTCCTGTGGCTTGTGACACAAGTTCTTCAACTGGCACTAAACTAATTTTATAATTCTACTAGCAATGAaaagatttacaaaaaaaacaGACATGTAGAAACACTATATCATTACAATACATATCCTGTCATCGGTAGTTGAAAAGTGTGTTGATTTGATTATACAAGCCCTACCAGTACTATTCATATCTTGTATTATATCTTCTATTATGCCTATAGATTTAATAgtgaataatttaattttatttgtaacaCACAATTTCATTGGCTGAGCACccttaaaaaatttcatttacatcatataaatgtaacttggtatggggacaccccccccccccccctagacaAACAATACGGCACTACTATTTCTTTTCTAATTTCACATTGCACCATGGAATACTGTTAAGTTGATAGGCCTTTAAactatgaaattgaaaacaacGGATTTAAACATGCACAATAAAAATCTGTATTGTCTGACTTCCCCCTCCCCTTTACTTCGAAACAAAACGTAGTTTTTTGTTTGCAAGGAAAGGTACATAAAACCTTAATGGTAATATTAGAAAACAAACTCTGACATGTACAACGAAGTCATATGTGTAATACAAAACGGTATAAGAAGTATTTGCAAAATTGCTGTTTCATAATGTTTTTACTTGGGGAGATTGCTTGACAGACAGAAAACACTTTGACTTCTTAATATATTATTTCCTCCAAGACTGGCTAGGTCTTCTCCTACCATTTACCTTCTGTGATTATCAACCCTTGAATACTTCCATCACCTGATGCAGTACACATTGATGTGTTTTGGACTGATGATGATGTGGTTGTTTCATTAGTATCAGTGATGCCACTAATGGCAGTTGAAGGAATAACCTGCAAAACCTAAAACAAGTTCTATGTATGCAATGTACTTTAATACCACATATCCTACAATCAGTGATTAAATTGACATAATTCATCtatttatacatgtttattttttcaatttgataGAATTTTTGAGAAAgtggtttttttaaattgtcaatCTCTACTAACATtgcataaaaatttcaaaacttaacttcaacattcaaaatttgataacagattctttttaaatcattagAAGTCACAAAAAGGAGGAACATACAAAACATCTCAACAAAGTCCCAGAATTAATTATACTGACCTGGGTTTAGTATGATCTTGCGGTTAGTATGACACATAATTCCAATTACAGTAACACTTGAACTACTTGTTCATAATTCGCAAGAATGGCTCATTAGCTAATGACTGGAGACCTACCATTTAACACTACTGGCAGTGAAGTAGTGATGGGAATTGAACCCATGATCTCCTAAGACAGTTAGATCCAAACTTTCGGGGAACCAAGGACGCTATTACAAAAATCCAAGAACTACTTAGTATGTTGAGTGATTCAAAACATGAGGCAGACTCAAACTTCACATCATGGCATCTAGCTTATGTATATAGTCTTCTTACACCATGGTAGGTTGGTTGGTTTATAACCAAAGAGATGTGAAAGGATTTTATACTAGGAAATTTTGTATCAgtatgtataccaagtttgccAATTTTGTTACCTAGTTACTAATGGTTAATTTGACAACCCAAATGAATAAttcccctaccccccccccctttttttaatttGAGATGTGCTATGTGCAAGTTTACACCATTTTAACAGTATTAAAATGCTATATGAAATCAACTTACCTTCCTTGGTCAAGACTCTCCATGAATTTCCATCATTATTTGAAACATGCttttaaaaatgtgcataaaacaaaatacatataaataaaaattaacatTAAAAACGAACATATTCGTAAACACACTTTCTCTTCCCACAGGTTCATTGATGGATGGTCCAATGGACCACCCCCAGTCTGCATCATCTTTTTCTCCTCTCTGCTTCCTTTTTTTTTGGCAGCTGACTGCAGGTCCTGCCATTTCTTCTTGACTTCAACCACATCTCTCGTACATTGAAGACTTACTGCATTTACTCTGAtatatgtatgcaaggtgaagataacgaacagtgatcaatctcataactcctacaagcattGATACAAGGAGCCATGCACTTTTACAgcacattattttttttatgtattgtgGAAATTGTAAAATAAACTTCATCAGTTCTAATACTAGGCCTAGTTATTGACCATTTTTATGTTTGGGTCttaatatatgaatacacaaataattatttacatattgattATTAACATTtgtataaggttagatgtgtattaatatattatgacccaagcacctgtggtttGGAAGTATATTTTTCTTCCGTAGCAAGTTAAGTAAGTCACAGCGGCTTGcatagaaaaatgaaaaaaagccctAGATTTTTTTCCCCTACAGGTGAGTGTCATGATTTTTCTACACAAGCCTAGATCTATGCCAAATGTGCTAATAGTAATAAGCCCAATTTAAAATTGCTTGGAACATTCACAATTTACGTAATCAGAAAATCGTGAACAGGAGTGATGACTGGAGCATTACAAAGTGCCaaattgtttttgtattgaATATAGTTTACACCCATTATCAGTAAAATCCCACTTGTCAGTGACTTGCTGCCAAGTTGCAGTCTTCCGCATTGGTCAGCGAGGAGGAAAACTTCCCATATAGAATGCTGTAATTAATGGAAACAGCGTCCACCAACACCTCCACCTCCAGATCAGAAAAAGTCGGTTTCCGCTGTTTCTTGCTCGACATGCTTAAGATCGTCAGACGATAGGCCTATCGTTAGATTACTGTTTTCGACTGAAGTGAAAATAGCCATTGCGCACGCGTACGTGCAATTGTACATTTAAGAATTCGTAAGTTACGTTTGCGGCTAAGAACGGTTTTGTGAATACCATTTCACGAGTACGTAACTCTAATCTTAAGTCAGACATAAatcctacgtttacgtctacgaactttagtaaatatgatCCCAGGGCCGTAGGAGTGAGTGTTCGTTGACGTGctaacgcctgccgcgacacgacacctccatttttaaggtcatatacgTAAGAGTCGTGATTGTCGCTTCTAAATGCTGAACGTTTTGCGAAGAAGCAATCACAACCTATGTCTTAGGTTTTACCTGGCTTAGCACGAGCGTGTCTTGACCTCCTGGCAACGAATTgaacgttctaccactgagctaccgcgaaaTAGCGATACAGACGcgtacatttcattttgaatgaaTTGAATAGAGCAACAAATCGAATAACAGTTGAATAATCAACATTCCATATGATGTCGAAACGCAactaaaaatattgtttttgtcccaACTAATGCATAACATTGGAATTTACTTCATCGTACATGGTCAATCATTTTACAATGGACAATTGTCTCTCCCCTTCGCAGGAGGAGATATATTGTTTCACTGtaaatttttcttcttttcttcactttgtggacgcaactcctccgaaaccgctaaACGGATTTGGTTCAAATCTTGTAGGATTTTTGAGTCACCGAATGGAGcaccgccattttgattcgacaaattttacaggagttatgggactttgttgaatgtgtacatgctacactataggaacactaaGGGCATATTCTAACCAGAATGACCACGGAACATacatcaccatgagacgatgtgtcgcgtaccttcatgacctctatatgacttcgttcggggggtataataaagtAAACAAATCGTGTAACAACGTAATGAAACGCCAAgacgaagtgattatttcaaGAATACGCATTGGACATTCGAAATTGACACATTCAtacctactaaacagagaacctCAGCTTGAATGCATATCTTGTAAATGTACATTAACTATTCATCACATTCTCttagaatgtagtgattttacgcccatacgAAATATACTTTTTAGTGGTgtgcaatcaatgaaagaaatatcgacaatcattatattatacaatatttacaagaatgcgacttttacagaaacatttgaaaacttttaaaatgcaactgtttatatacacgaattatttttttgttttttaacctGTTTACATAgatgtatttttaacttttatatccatcggatgggacgttaaagggtgtcccgtgtcaaggatcaacaacccccttggcacgcaaaatatcgtttccctgatgttcgaaaaagagtaggctcaatgggggccgtcagggaaactcaaacactcaaaACCAAACATAATTGAATTAGTTaaccaaaacggcgtaaaaccccaatcaatcaaCCTACTTCAGCAAGACAGTCATTATTTTGGTATCATATATCCAATAATACCTCGGTCACATCGATCTTGAATATTGTCTCCATCTTTCTCCTCAATGTATAAAGTACCATTCATAATGTGTATGTTCATGGTTTGTTTTTATAATAATACTATTCGGTATGATTATATATTGATCTGCAGTAAGTCTAGAAATGactatatatatctatgaacATTTGCGCTAATCATGAAGATAACTAAGTCGTAAAACCAACAATATCTCCATATtctcatatctatgtagcagtatgtcattatcacctgcatatggtgtttaagtttctcaaatgattcgatacgcaagagcttgttctgcatatgatcagtttttatttaaatcgagatagactactgacaaacacgggGTCTCAACAATATCcttaaaagtcagcatttcacaaattctatgttcgctataatgatctagtttgccgaaacaacctgtcattgggtcaaagcTGTCTGACGCGAATCATACCGATTGGTAGGCTGTTCTtaacatactgattttgactacgaataactccatttacctgatcgaTATATAGCTTTAGGGCtcaaggtgggtgtgaccggtcgacagtggatgcttactcctcttaggcacttgATGTTACCTCTGGTACGTCCAAGGGTCAGTATTTaaccaactcttaattttgtaaacattataggagttatgagatgtttaaaatatttcaatatatcaccatttttaatatttttaatatccaaattttaaattcaatgaaaattgctctatgtTTTCATTATcacatatgatgtatatatctctcaactgatttgatacacaagaccttgttctgcgtaAGGTTAGTTTTCAAATCGAAGCCTGACTTCTGAcatacaagttgatggtgcCGGGGTTTCAAAAATTTcgtataaagtcagcattttgcaaattatgtggtcgttataacaatctagtttgccattacaacctatcattgggtcatatgcaattttttcataccgattgttcgaCCGTCcctggcacattgattttgactatggataactccatttaactgatcaagatatagggctcatggccggtcggcaggggatgcttttGAGAAAAGATTATTTTACCCATGCCGCCGTTGTTAAAAATCGAACCTGGATGCCCCTTTTGCAGAACGAGCGCCCCGATCACAGTTACCACGACCGGTTTTTACAATTTAGTATCTGAAGCTTTGCTTATCAGCACTATAAGCAGTTTCTGTAATAGGTACTTCTGAATATTCAATagaggaaataattttaaagtCACACGCAacgtttgagctattttatgtCCCGCTTTGTTTAAGAGGAGGCATATTGTTTTACACTTGTCGGGCTGTAGACCAAGTCGTATCCGCttgacagtcatcaaacttggtacatcttcaagagtaTATTACCCTATTGGTTTTGAGGTTAGGGGTCAATCCACtatggacataggaagatattcgCTCAATATCCTAAACCCCTTTCGTcgacagacatcgaacttggtacatGGTATGGGGAAAGTGaaccctatcaattttgggttCACTCGGTCAATGGTCAAAGTGTACATGTTGTTTCTATATTTTGAGAATATGACAGCAAAGatggtacatcctaagaagtaCAATGTAGATTGCCCTTAttcattttgaggtcacatggtcgaGGGTGAATCccctctggacataggaagctaattgtccgttcaatatcttgaattgttttgtcACTGTcttcaattaaatgatacatgtgtataacctttttttcaattttgtatcagGGAGCATACACGTTTCTGAAACATTTCAGTTAcccgagtcactcaggtgacctactgCTATACGTTTTAGTTTTTGAGACCAGCAAGAACAGCAGCTATATAACTAGCTAGGTCCACTCAATCCAGAtatccatgatttgaacacctTTAAATATACACTGTCAGGAAACATTCTAAcccagtggttcctgagaagaattttcttgattatttttcCTTGGATGGAAACAATCACATTCACATCAAGAAACTTAaataccccaaaaatgcttggtGGCTGTTGGttaaaattggtccagtggttctagagatgaacgtgaaaagtttacgcacgACGACAAAAACAGATAACAATAGGCACTTAATTGTATAGAAAGAAATTGGTTCGGTGGTATTTAAGATGAACACGAAGAGATGTTCAAATGTAACTGGGCGACCAAAATAATATCGCAATACATCACCTGAGTGTGCAGTTGAGTGTGATATACGAACAGGCAAAGTTGGGTGTAGTAATCACTCGGAAAATACCAACCGGATACGGTGGcagattttgtaatttatttgtCACACAGTACTCACAGCCATCGTACGTCAGGTTCACTGCAATAAAGAAATATTAGATACAGTTGTATACTGCATGAGGGATGGGTCAATGTACAAATACCGTTATTTTACACCacagtcatccacttctgcttcatacttagatattttattgaaagtagatacatGTCACATAGAACTTTCCTTGAACTAATCATGCTCCTACCGGATGTACTTAATATGCGTGTTTTTGGGCATGTGCCATACGTAAATGGGtaagaaaatatcaacatctGGTGTATTTTTAGAAGCGGAAGCACgtgtatataaattttcagtAAACGATGTCTTGGCGATTTCTACCTTCCCTGAGTCTAGTAAGGCTACGTTCACGGCGCAAGGTAGAATTGGAAATGAAGAATTTTAATTATCCACTTCAAGAAGGAAATtcatatatgaaattaaaactaGAAGAATTATCAAACGGTGAAGTAATCTAGTTACATGCTCATTGGGGGCGCTAGGTGCCAAACGAATCAAAGAATCATCCTGACCTTTCAGCAAATTTTAATTTCCTTGTTACGGAATCTGATGTCTCAATACAAATATGGCAAAATAATCTCTTGAGGATCAGCATTTCTTCCTCTTCAGTCAAGAGCTTGAAGtctttgtacaaaatattgtaTGGGGATTTAactaggttgtttttactaccggtataaggtacctttcccctttggcaacaactggatatttccccttccatagataaaaaaaatccccttcatttgtagaaacttGACAAAATTGTATGAAAGTTTTCAACaacaatcattttttttttatatattccaaatcattttctataattatcagacttacaatatatataaaatgagtaatcaatcaatttatatggCTGTTATAATCTGTGGATATTATATTCCATGGATGTCCCCCACCACCATCCCCTGGAAGCTCAATGACtgcattctaaaaaaaaaaaaaaaaccttaaatataaaatgggtagtaacatctaaatgcTGGGTAAAACCCTGACatcagatgatttttaaatttttgatagAAATGAAAGCAAGTGGACAATAAACATTGTTGACTGTGGTGTAAGGGCAATAAGTAAAACAGTTCAGACAGGCACTGCCCCATCTGCCAGAACAAGTCATTCTTGAATCTTGACGAAGATAACTGACGATTTTCTTTTATTGTATGGAGGTTTGTATAAAAATGGGAACTAAAATGAAGTGTAttccttaaatttgaaaactttagagATAAGACTGCACATTTGAATCAAATTctctttgaaatatcatttcaaaagccgagaaattttgtaaaatctAA
This genomic interval carries:
- the LOC125662036 gene encoding putative nuclease HARBI1, which encodes MDVVDALNCSLLNINFPSESNEILNIKAQFTRVANFPNVVGAIDGTLIPIMGMSGDDEHVFVSRKGFHAINVQGVVTGDLKFINIVSKYGGATHDSYILTNSGIPALMDRLEGGGWLLGDSGYPLGPWLMTPILHPTTPQEERYNASHAKTRNCVERAFGVLKSRFR